The proteins below are encoded in one region of Shewanella algae:
- a CDS encoding methyl-accepting chemotaxis protein, with protein sequence MLIRHKLLLSAAVSIGALVLMFALQQYSSSVQTELSIAIQKVVELDKEVLSMRKNEKDFFGRQDLKYVEIHQQEAQATAQLMQELAVIFKEYDLPEAPINSFNRDLASYRQLFAGVVKLQQEIGLDPKSGLYGELRSAVHNVESLVAEHNVPELMVLMLQLRRNEKDFMLRRDLSYLNKFDSNIERFNEALSASLLDYSVRSNIEQLMSKYQQSFKSLVAKEQQLGLDESKGMMGQLREAIFATESSSTKLRELAIAKVENEQQNSFMLGLALFGLIALVLVISTVVIIRSIMGPVERITGVISRIEQQKDLSLRCDVGSNDELGMIGRHFNSMVESFQKLIEQVIESVDAMRQSCEELSRNAISASEGVSKQLNETDMVATAITEMGATIDEIAKNTELAAGKAEQTHHNAQEGQIGVEDTISKIQSLAQQLDDSANVVAELEKDSQTIGSVLDVIRGIAEQTNLLALNAAIEAARAGEQGRGFAVVADEVRSLAMRTQESTEEIASIIQTLQSRTHSIVDIMEQSQKQGGESAQQAASAGTLLAQINADVTNIMDMSTQIAAAIEEQSMVAAEVNKNVVVIRDIAEESAQAAEENATASDEVRHRADYLHQAVSQFKI encoded by the coding sequence ATGCTTATTCGCCACAAGTTGTTACTGAGTGCCGCTGTTTCGATAGGCGCCTTGGTATTGATGTTTGCACTGCAGCAATATTCCAGCTCGGTGCAGACTGAACTGTCCATCGCTATCCAGAAAGTGGTTGAGCTGGACAAAGAAGTATTAAGCATGCGCAAGAATGAAAAGGATTTTTTTGGCCGCCAGGATCTCAAGTATGTCGAGATACATCAGCAGGAAGCACAGGCCACGGCGCAGTTGATGCAAGAGTTGGCGGTCATCTTCAAGGAGTATGATCTCCCCGAGGCACCAATAAACAGCTTTAACCGTGATTTGGCCAGCTACCGACAGTTGTTTGCCGGTGTGGTGAAATTGCAACAGGAGATAGGCCTGGATCCCAAGAGTGGCCTCTACGGTGAGTTACGCTCTGCGGTGCACAATGTCGAAAGCTTGGTGGCAGAACATAACGTGCCAGAGCTTATGGTGTTGATGCTGCAACTGAGGCGTAACGAGAAAGACTTTATGTTGCGGCGGGATCTCAGCTACCTCAATAAGTTTGATAGCAATATTGAACGCTTCAATGAAGCCTTGAGCGCCAGTTTGCTGGACTACAGTGTTCGTAGCAATATTGAGCAACTGATGAGCAAGTACCAGCAAAGCTTCAAGAGTTTGGTGGCCAAGGAACAGCAGCTGGGACTCGACGAGTCCAAGGGCATGATGGGGCAGCTGCGAGAGGCGATCTTTGCCACGGAAAGCTCATCCACCAAGCTGAGAGAGTTGGCGATAGCCAAGGTGGAAAACGAGCAGCAGAACAGCTTCATGCTGGGATTGGCGCTGTTTGGCCTGATCGCCTTGGTGCTGGTGATTAGCACCGTGGTGATTATCCGCAGCATCATGGGGCCGGTCGAGCGTATCACAGGCGTTATTTCCCGCATTGAGCAGCAAAAAGATCTGTCACTACGCTGCGATGTGGGCTCCAACGATGAACTGGGCATGATAGGACGTCATTTCAACAGCATGGTGGAGAGTTTCCAGAAGCTGATCGAGCAGGTTATCGAATCTGTTGATGCCATGCGCCAGTCCTGTGAAGAGCTGTCCCGCAACGCCATCAGCGCCTCGGAAGGTGTGTCCAAGCAACTGAATGAAACCGATATGGTTGCCACAGCGATCACCGAGATGGGCGCCACCATAGACGAGATTGCCAAGAATACCGAACTGGCCGCCGGTAAGGCGGAGCAGACCCACCACAATGCCCAGGAAGGTCAGATTGGCGTTGAGGATACCATCAGCAAGATCCAGTCTTTGGCACAGCAGTTGGATGACTCGGCCAATGTGGTGGCCGAGCTTGAAAAAGACAGTCAGACCATAGGCAGCGTACTGGATGTGATCCGCGGTATCGCCGAACAAACTAATCTGTTGGCACTGAACGCTGCCATTGAGGCGGCCAGGGCCGGTGAGCAAGGCAGAGGCTTTGCTGTGGTGGCCGATGAGGTGCGCAGTCTGGCGATGCGAACTCAGGAGTCGACCGAAGAGATTGCCAGCATCATTCAAACCCTGCAGAGCCGTACCCATTCGATTGTGGATATCATGGAGCAGAGTCAGAAGCAGGGCGGTGAGAGTGCCCAACAGGCGGCCAGTGCCGGCACCTTGCTTGCGCAGATCAATGCCGATGTCACCAATATCATGGACATGAGCACTCAGATAGCCGCCGCCATTGAAGAGCAGAGTATGGTGGCCGCCGAGGTGAACAAGAACGTGGTGGTGATCCGCGATATTGCCGAGGAATCGGCTCAGGCGGCAGAAGAGAATGCCACTGCATCCGATGAGGTTCGCCACCGCGCCGATTACCTGCATCAGGCGGTGAGCCAATTCAAAATCTAG
- a CDS encoding ornithine cyclodeaminase family protein, which translates to MKIIPAEQIQQVLDFPSLITALKHSFANAPDLPKRNLYPLDNSSKDAFAVLPAWDDSAIAVKAFSYFPENPSRNAELKSLYSQILLFSRETGEPLALLDGTSITYWRTAAVSALAAASLAREDASHLLLFGTGNLASYMALAHAAVRPITEIAIRGRSRDKAARVMEQIGAKRPDIRLSFCEEIERDVANADIISCATGSPVPLFDGNWVTPGTHVDLVGNHHQDARECDTKLVLRSQVFVDNRSNVFAEAGELLLPKAEGVFHLEQVSAELAELCRAEHSGRQNREEITLFKSVGSALGDLSAANLVYRTLYPGDNT; encoded by the coding sequence ATGAAAATCATTCCAGCAGAGCAAATCCAACAGGTGTTGGATTTCCCATCCCTGATAACCGCCCTCAAACATAGCTTTGCCAACGCCCCCGATCTTCCCAAGCGAAACCTTTACCCGCTGGACAACAGCAGCAAGGATGCCTTCGCCGTACTACCGGCTTGGGATGATTCGGCAATTGCCGTCAAGGCATTCAGTTACTTTCCGGAAAACCCCAGTCGCAATGCCGAGCTCAAGAGCCTCTACTCGCAGATACTGTTATTCAGCCGGGAAACAGGGGAACCCTTGGCTTTACTTGATGGCACCAGCATTACCTACTGGCGTACAGCGGCCGTCTCGGCCTTGGCCGCTGCTTCACTGGCACGGGAAGATGCCAGTCACCTGTTGCTGTTCGGCACTGGTAATCTGGCAAGCTATATGGCACTGGCTCATGCCGCCGTCAGACCGATAACCGAAATCGCTATCCGGGGCCGCAGCCGGGATAAGGCTGCCAGGGTAATGGAACAGATAGGTGCTAAACGCCCGGATATCCGACTCAGTTTTTGCGAGGAGATAGAGCGGGATGTTGCCAACGCCGATATCATCAGCTGCGCCACCGGCAGCCCCGTGCCTCTGTTTGATGGCAACTGGGTAACACCCGGTACCCATGTCGATCTGGTAGGCAATCATCATCAGGATGCGCGGGAGTGCGATACCAAGCTGGTGCTCAGATCTCAGGTCTTTGTCGATAACCGCAGCAATGTGTTTGCCGAGGCCGGAGAACTGCTGCTCCCCAAGGCCGAAGGCGTATTCCACCTGGAGCAGGTTAGCGCCGAGCTGGCCGAGCTTTGCCGCGCAGAACACAGCGGCAGACAAAACCGCGAGGAAATCACCCTGTTCAAGAGTGTTGGCAGCGCCTTGGGAGATTTATCGGCCGCCAATCTGGTGTATCGCACCCTGTATCCAGGCGATAACACTTGA
- a CDS encoding RNA polymerase sigma factor, with protein MNASPQLTETRYQQEVDFPLVQRARLGDKLAFAELYRLHHGRVYALCLHLAGQVPLAEEMTQDCFIRAWEKLDQFRGESKFSTWLHSLSVNQALSSLKKQRSFWARFLPVTTEADTEESTTTHTEETSVLERKILKLPERARVVFVLFAIEGYSHEEIAAMMGTSTGTSKAQYHRARNLLQEMLS; from the coding sequence GTGAATGCCAGCCCGCAGCTGACAGAAACCAGATACCAGCAAGAAGTGGACTTCCCGCTGGTGCAGCGTGCCCGTTTGGGGGACAAGCTTGCCTTCGCCGAGCTCTACCGTCTGCACCATGGCAGAGTCTATGCACTGTGTTTGCACCTGGCCGGCCAGGTGCCACTGGCAGAAGAGATGACCCAGGACTGCTTTATCCGTGCCTGGGAGAAGCTGGACCAATTCCGCGGTGAAAGCAAATTCAGTACCTGGCTGCACAGCCTGAGCGTCAATCAGGCACTGAGTAGTTTGAAAAAACAGCGCAGCTTCTGGGCCAGATTTCTGCCTGTGACCACAGAGGCAGACACAGAAGAGTCGACCACAACCCACACGGAGGAAACCTCTGTGTTGGAGCGCAAGATCCTCAAGTTACCCGAGCGGGCCAGAGTCGTGTTTGTGCTGTTTGCCATTGAGGGCTACAGCCATGAAGAGATAGCCGCCATGATGGGCACAAGTACCGGCACCAGCAAGGCGCAGTACCACAGGGCAAGAAACTTGCTTCAGGAGATGTTGTCATGA
- a CDS encoding DUF4097 family beta strand repeat-containing protein, translated as MNKISLTLLSSALLLSPVLHAAEKVDQSAALESGAKLNIKIQRGEVKIRSWDKAEVAIKGKLDELSEGLVFGQQGGSFVIEDKLPKSYNSRDKDGSKLEIFLPATVNMKLKGVSADYDLQGLEGEISSANVSGDIKGQDLKGNLQLTTVSGSIHTQRNQGELYLETVSGDIEDKQSLGKVSYRLVSGKLNAESDAIEVELDQVSGKSQLTLNTPESLKARTVSGDLSIAMQSLAGNANVDSVSGDIELKFAKLPNAAFDISGGPGGKIDNQLTQDSPKKAKYTKAESLQFQSGSGQADVNINTISGRIKLQQ; from the coding sequence ATGAACAAGATATCACTAACCCTACTCTCCTCAGCCCTGCTGCTGAGCCCGGTATTGCATGCGGCCGAGAAGGTCGATCAAAGCGCGGCGCTGGAGTCCGGAGCCAAATTGAATATCAAGATCCAACGGGGAGAGGTGAAGATCCGCAGTTGGGACAAGGCTGAAGTCGCCATCAAGGGCAAGCTGGATGAGCTCAGTGAAGGCCTGGTGTTTGGTCAGCAGGGCGGTAGCTTTGTTATCGAAGACAAGCTGCCCAAGAGCTATAACAGCCGGGACAAAGACGGCTCAAAACTGGAGATCTTTCTGCCCGCCACAGTCAATATGAAGCTTAAAGGCGTTTCCGCTGATTATGACCTGCAAGGATTGGAGGGTGAGATCAGCTCGGCCAATGTCAGTGGCGATATCAAGGGCCAGGATCTCAAAGGCAATCTGCAACTGACAACGGTTTCCGGCAGTATCCACACCCAGAGGAACCAGGGTGAACTGTATCTGGAAACTGTTTCCGGCGACATTGAGGATAAACAGAGTCTGGGCAAGGTGAGTTATCGCCTGGTGAGCGGCAAACTGAACGCCGAGAGTGATGCCATAGAAGTGGAGCTGGATCAGGTCTCGGGCAAGAGTCAGTTGACCCTGAATACTCCCGAGTCACTCAAGGCCAGAACCGTCAGTGGCGACTTGAGTATTGCCATGCAGAGCCTGGCCGGCAATGCCAATGTCGATAGCGTCAGTGGCGATATTGAACTCAAGTTTGCCAAACTGCCGAATGCCGCCTTTGATATCAGCGGTGGCCCAGGTGGCAAGATTGACAACCAACTGACTCAGGACTCACCGAAAAAAGCCAAGTACACCAAGGCTGAATCGCTGCAGTTCCAAAGCGGTTCCGGCCAGGCCGATGTCAATATCAACACCATCAGCGGCCGGATTAAACTGCAGCAATAA
- the rsuA gene encoding 16S rRNA pseudouridine(516) synthase RsuA — translation MRLDKFICESTELTRSMAKKALHRGEISVDGEIVKDSSFKVRDGMRVCFDGEPISLIGNRYLMLHKPVDTICSTVDEVYPSVISLLEIEKPENLHIAGRLDADTTGLVLITDDGQWSHKLTSPKKECGKRYRVWLASPVTEDLIPQFAAGLALHREEGLTRPAQLQLISPTEVLLTITEGKYHQVKRMFAAVGNKVEALHRESIGAIELDSELEPGEWRYLTEAEIASVG, via the coding sequence GTGCGTTTAGATAAATTTATCTGTGAGTCTACAGAGCTGACCCGTTCCATGGCCAAGAAGGCGCTGCACCGCGGTGAAATCAGTGTCGATGGTGAAATCGTCAAGGACTCCAGCTTCAAGGTGCGTGATGGCATGAGAGTGTGTTTCGATGGTGAACCTATCAGCTTGATAGGCAACAGATATCTGATGTTGCATAAGCCGGTCGATACCATCTGCTCAACCGTGGATGAGGTCTATCCTTCGGTCATCAGTCTACTGGAGATCGAAAAGCCCGAGAATCTGCACATTGCCGGGCGCCTGGATGCTGATACCACAGGTCTGGTGTTGATTACCGATGATGGTCAGTGGTCGCACAAGCTAACCTCTCCCAAGAAGGAATGCGGCAAACGCTACCGGGTGTGGCTGGCCAGCCCAGTTACTGAAGACTTGATCCCACAATTTGCCGCCGGCCTGGCGCTGCACCGGGAAGAGGGGCTGACCCGGCCGGCGCAGCTGCAGCTGATTAGCCCGACCGAAGTCTTGTTGACCATTACCGAAGGCAAATATCATCAGGTGAAACGTATGTTTGCCGCTGTGGGCAATAAAGTGGAAGCCCTGCATCGTGAGTCAATCGGTGCCATAGAGCTGGATAGTGAACTGGAACCCGGTGAGTGGCGTTATCTGACCGAAGCCGAGATAGCCTCGGTAGGCTGA
- a CDS encoding sugar O-acetyltransferase: protein MISGEEYCCVDPELLRFRAKQQGLNRKANLDPDGHIPPGLLPNLAPSAMICTPFFVSYGINLQLASGVFINTNATLQDNAPITIGANSMLGPNVQCYTATHPLEATPRIAGLETARAIHIGERVWIGGGAIILPGVHIGDEAVVAAGSVVTKDVPASTLVAGNPARVKRSLK from the coding sequence ATGATCAGCGGCGAGGAATATTGCTGTGTGGATCCTGAACTGCTGCGTTTTCGTGCCAAACAGCAAGGGCTAAACCGCAAAGCCAATCTGGATCCCGATGGCCATATTCCTCCAGGACTACTGCCCAATCTGGCACCGAGTGCCATGATCTGCACGCCATTCTTTGTCAGTTATGGCATCAATCTGCAACTGGCATCCGGAGTATTTATCAATACCAACGCCACTTTGCAGGACAATGCCCCCATCACAATCGGCGCCAACAGCATGCTGGGCCCCAATGTGCAGTGCTATACGGCAACCCACCCGCTGGAGGCAACTCCCCGCATTGCCGGGCTGGAAACCGCCCGCGCCATACATATAGGTGAGCGGGTTTGGATCGGGGGTGGCGCCATCATATTGCCAGGCGTGCACATAGGTGACGAGGCTGTCGTCGCAGCCGGCAGCGTGGTCACCAAGGATGTACCCGCCAGCACCCTGGTGGCCGGAAATCCAGCGCGGGTCAAACGCTCACTCAAATAA
- a CDS encoding M13 family metallopeptidase yields the protein MRKVLIGGLCASLIAGLSACNDKTAETQAETAKQPEVAKTATATAVSQALGSGIEFANFDKSVRPQDDFYTYVNGGWIKNTEIPADRTSTGAFYDLREKSRDDVKAIIEEVAQSKDLKPGSDEQKVADLYRSFMDSDTLNQLGIKPLESELAIIDAIKDKQALAAYFGKSQILGGGTPMAFYIDVDAKDSSRYATHIWQYGLSLPEKDYYFNEGERFVNIRKAFVEHIAKMFTLAGFAEPQQSAEAIMKLETAIAAKHWDVVESRDSTKTYNKFEVKELSTLAPDIDWNAYLTALGADKQADIIINQPSFIEGLNQIVKDTDLATWKTYMRWQLLTHFASDLSEPLDKENFEFFAKTLNGQQEQEPRWKRGVAKVNSLLGEVVGKVYVKRHFAPEAKERMEHLVENLRGAYADSIDELEWMGADTKVAAKEKLAKFNPKIGYPDKWEDYSKLTIKADDLVGNEIRAGEVEHQKQLAKLGSPIDKGEWHMTPQTVNAYYNPTMNEIVFPAAILQPPFFNMAADDAVNYGGIGAVIGHEMGHGFDDQGAKFDGEGNMRDWWTEQDLKEFAARGKALIAQYDGYYVFDDLHVNGSLTLGENIGDLSGVTIAYKAYKKSLAGKEAPVIDGLSGDERFFLGFAQIWRAKIKEEAMRNRVATDPHSPAKFRAIGSLSNMPQFYSTFDVKPGDGMYIEPAQRVKIW from the coding sequence ATGAGAAAAGTACTCATTGGGGGATTGTGTGCCTCACTCATCGCAGGCCTATCTGCCTGTAATGACAAAACGGCTGAGACCCAGGCTGAAACAGCCAAACAGCCGGAAGTCGCCAAAACCGCAACTGCCACCGCCGTCAGCCAAGCTCTGGGCTCGGGGATTGAATTTGCCAACTTTGACAAGTCTGTTCGTCCTCAGGATGACTTCTATACCTATGTCAACGGCGGCTGGATCAAGAACACAGAGATCCCGGCAGATCGCACCAGCACAGGCGCTTTCTATGATCTCAGGGAAAAATCCCGTGACGATGTCAAAGCCATTATTGAAGAAGTGGCGCAGAGCAAAGATCTCAAGCCCGGCAGCGACGAGCAAAAAGTGGCCGATCTTTACCGCTCCTTTATGGACAGCGATACGCTCAACCAGTTGGGGATCAAGCCACTGGAGAGCGAGCTGGCAATCATAGATGCCATCAAAGACAAGCAAGCACTGGCGGCCTACTTCGGCAAGAGCCAAATTCTCGGTGGCGGCACGCCCATGGCCTTCTATATCGATGTCGATGCCAAGGACTCCAGCCGCTACGCCACCCATATCTGGCAATACGGCCTGAGCCTGCCGGAGAAAGACTATTACTTCAACGAAGGTGAGCGTTTCGTCAACATCCGCAAGGCCTTTGTTGAGCATATCGCCAAGATGTTCACCCTTGCCGGTTTTGCCGAGCCACAACAAAGCGCCGAAGCCATCATGAAGCTGGAAACCGCTATTGCTGCCAAGCATTGGGATGTGGTCGAAAGCCGTGACAGCACCAAGACCTACAACAAATTTGAGGTCAAAGAACTGTCAACATTGGCGCCGGACATCGACTGGAACGCCTACCTGACTGCGCTTGGCGCCGACAAGCAAGCCGATATCATCATTAATCAGCCCAGCTTTATCGAAGGTCTGAACCAGATAGTCAAAGACACAGATCTGGCAACCTGGAAGACATATATGCGTTGGCAGCTGTTGACCCACTTCGCCTCAGATCTGAGCGAGCCGCTGGATAAAGAAAACTTCGAGTTCTTCGCCAAGACACTCAACGGTCAGCAAGAACAGGAACCTCGTTGGAAGCGCGGTGTAGCCAAGGTCAACAGCCTGCTGGGTGAAGTCGTGGGTAAAGTATACGTCAAGCGCCACTTCGCCCCTGAAGCCAAGGAGCGGATGGAGCATCTGGTGGAAAACCTGCGCGGTGCCTACGCCGACAGCATAGATGAACTGGAGTGGATGGGCGCAGACACCAAAGTCGCCGCCAAGGAAAAACTGGCCAAGTTCAACCCGAAAATCGGCTATCCCGACAAGTGGGAAGACTACAGCAAGCTGACTATCAAGGCTGACGACCTGGTCGGTAACGAGATCCGCGCCGGTGAAGTGGAACATCAGAAGCAACTGGCCAAGTTGGGCAGCCCCATAGACAAAGGCGAATGGCACATGACGCCACAAACCGTCAACGCCTACTACAACCCGACCATGAACGAAATCGTGTTCCCGGCCGCCATCTTGCAGCCACCTTTCTTTAATATGGCTGCCGACGATGCCGTCAACTATGGTGGTATAGGTGCGGTTATCGGCCATGAGATGGGTCACGGCTTTGACGATCAGGGTGCCAAGTTCGACGGCGAAGGCAATATGCGCGACTGGTGGACCGAGCAGGATCTGAAAGAGTTTGCCGCCCGCGGCAAGGCGCTAATCGCCCAGTACGACGGCTACTATGTGTTTGACGACCTGCACGTTAACGGCAGTCTGACCCTGGGTGAAAACATCGGCGATCTCTCTGGTGTCACCATAGCCTACAAGGCCTACAAAAAATCCTTGGCGGGCAAAGAGGCTCCGGTAATCGACGGTCTGAGCGGTGATGAACGCTTCTTCCTCGGATTCGCCCAAATCTGGCGCGCCAAGATCAAAGAGGAAGCCATGCGCAACCGAGTGGCCACAGATCCTCATTCACCGGCCAAGTTCCGCGCCATAGGTTCACTGTCCAATATGCCGCAGTTCTACAGCACATTTGACGTGAAGCCAGGTGACGGCATGTATATTGAACCGGCCCAGCGCGTAAAAATCTGGTAA
- a CDS encoding RelA/SpoT domain-containing protein: MTRLFRTFLVFLLLLSARTAYAQPSEYEAELREDSSYSLRQNSALPFNALKKQSFSAPRQPVSSLNALYQQAPMAQNELHSLLSQVANQSETELQLAKVKERQRAEAKVAHKLNNDPAALTDLVRATLIADSLDDLQLAFDSLKQQANVLQVKDRFAQPKASGYRDINLLLQLPKSGLIAEVQLHLREIAAIKNGAEHQVYEAVQAMEHKAAREQRPLSELELARIQKLRQESHKLYHKAWLGYKRQQTQTLGIENTIVA, encoded by the coding sequence ATGACCCGATTATTCCGCACTTTCCTGGTTTTCCTGTTACTGCTTTCGGCGCGCACCGCCTACGCTCAGCCTTCAGAATATGAAGCTGAACTGAGAGAAGACAGCAGTTACAGCCTGCGCCAAAACTCGGCCCTCCCATTCAATGCCCTCAAGAAACAAAGCTTCAGCGCCCCAAGGCAACCCGTCTCCAGCCTCAATGCCCTCTATCAGCAGGCACCTATGGCACAAAATGAACTGCACAGTCTCCTGTCACAGGTAGCCAATCAGAGCGAGACCGAGCTGCAACTGGCCAAAGTGAAAGAGCGTCAACGGGCCGAAGCCAAGGTGGCGCACAAGCTGAATAACGACCCTGCCGCCCTGACAGATCTGGTGCGAGCCACCCTGATAGCCGACAGCCTTGATGATCTGCAGCTGGCCTTTGACAGCCTGAAGCAACAGGCCAATGTGCTGCAGGTCAAAGACAGGTTTGCCCAGCCCAAGGCCTCCGGCTATCGGGATATCAACCTGCTGCTGCAACTGCCGAAAAGTGGCCTGATTGCCGAAGTCCAGTTGCACTTAAGGGAGATTGCCGCCATCAAAAACGGCGCCGAGCACCAAGTCTATGAAGCAGTGCAGGCGATGGAACATAAGGCTGCCCGCGAGCAAAGGCCGCTGAGCGAGCTGGAACTGGCCCGGATCCAGAAGCTGCGCCAGGAATCACACAAGCTGTACCACAAAGCCTGGTTGGGTTATAAACGCCAACAAACCCAGACTCTTGGCATAGAAAATACCATAGTCGCCTGA
- a CDS encoding SMI1/KNR4 family protein, with protein MHEIIEQLQELSEQVPVPLDLPGFDDLVDIEEQILIPLPAELKEYLLHVSDVIYGSLEPVTAADPHSHTYLPEVTSYAWSLGMPRDLIAICQTGDDFYCIDQEGVVYFWNQDGLDEEDCWESFWQWVEDVWLQS; from the coding sequence ATGCATGAAATCATAGAGCAACTGCAGGAACTGTCAGAGCAGGTTCCCGTACCGCTGGATCTGCCCGGCTTTGACGATCTGGTGGATATCGAAGAGCAGATACTCATCCCTCTGCCTGCGGAGCTGAAAGAATATCTGCTGCATGTCAGTGATGTTATCTATGGCAGCCTGGAGCCTGTGACCGCTGCCGATCCCCACTCCCACACCTATCTGCCGGAAGTGACCTCCTATGCCTGGTCGCTGGGAATGCCCAGAGATCTGATTGCCATCTGCCAAACCGGTGATGACTTTTACTGCATAGATCAGGAAGGTGTGGTCTACTTCTGGAACCAGGACGGCCTGGATGAAGAAGATTGCTGGGAGTCATTCTGGCAATGGGTCGAAGACGTCTGGCTGCAAAGCTGA
- a CDS encoding DUF4447 family protein, with protein MSKQYPLNAIEFQCLRQSLGLGTAQAAELLKVDEAELLSWETGEAQVSELAQKKLLEIDDIIEMQVLNTCDGIEAMFKKEPKRRLAFVVYPTQAIYIQYNPEFLSSLPLTELYNTAAWRIKKECKLVLEVDISLVPLDVESYKAFREQQGGLGESRESRAKWAAAQL; from the coding sequence ATGTCCAAACAATATCCGCTCAACGCCATCGAATTTCAGTGCCTGCGCCAATCTCTTGGCTTGGGTACCGCCCAGGCCGCCGAGTTGCTGAAAGTCGATGAAGCCGAGTTGCTCTCCTGGGAAACGGGCGAGGCGCAGGTAAGCGAACTGGCCCAGAAAAAACTGCTGGAAATCGACGATATTATCGAAATGCAGGTGCTGAACACCTGTGATGGTATCGAGGCCATGTTCAAGAAAGAACCCAAGCGCCGTTTGGCCTTTGTGGTTTATCCCACCCAGGCGATTTACATCCAGTACAACCCTGAGTTTTTAAGCTCGTTGCCACTCACTGAGCTGTACAACACCGCCGCCTGGCGGATCAAGAAAGAATGCAAACTGGTGCTGGAAGTGGATATCAGCCTGGTGCCATTGGATGTGGAATCCTACAAGGCCTTCAGAGAGCAGCAAGGCGGGCTGGGTGAGAGCCGCGAAAGCCGCGCCAAGTGGGCGGCCGCGCAGCTCTGA